The following nucleotide sequence is from Cercospora beticola chromosome 2, complete sequence.
AGACGGAAAATAGGCCAAGCTGCGATAGAAGTGTTCCATTTCTGCCACCAGATGCCTGCTCCGTAGCAGAGCTCAAGATTTGTGTGCGTATAGACGCACAAATGCATCGTGCAGACGGAAAGAGCGGCGACACCGCGAAGACCATCCAGCCATGCTGTCGTTCCAGGTCGTTTTTGCGCGGCCGAGAGGGCTCTACGCTCGAAGATCTCGGGCTTCAGCGCATGGCCGATGGAGTGCAGGAGTGCGGACCATGAGATGTTGCGGATGGCAGAGAATCGGCCGGTGGCGGAGGACTTCTCCTGGAATTCGCCCGTCAAGAGGCCTTGAGAATGTTCACCGGACATTTTGTGATAGGCTCCGGGCAGCCTCGTGGGCGGAAGGTCTAGGTCCGATCTGATGCTAAAATTCCTGGATGTGCCTGCTCATgctggtgatgatgctggtGATGGAAGAGAATGGCGTCCTGCTCGCGTCGTAGGGAGGATGATGCGTGAGATGCAAATTGGATGGAGCGTGGTCCACACCAGCGGAAATAGAGTTTGCCTTAGTCGAGACCCCGTCCCCACACCTCGGCAGGGATCGACGGGCGTGAACGAGAGGTTGAAGTTCGGCGACGCGTGGTTTGCGCCTTGGGTTTCACGTGTCGTCCTGCTTTCCTGCTGCCGCGACGTCGACAACACCAATGAAGAACGACAGTATCCACTGTGAACGCTGCACGACATTGCGTCTTCTCCTCCGCGGCGGAACGCGTTTAGGAGGATTGCAGCAGGGAGGGCCGCTCACTGCCGTCTTGGCGCCACAATGCGACGCCACAGGCCAACTAGTCTCACCCCTCCTGGACGCGACCTCAGACGTTCCGCCAACTTGCATTCGGTGCCTACAACGGGCGGCTTTGGCTCTCAAGAATGACCGTTGCAGAGAGCCCATACTCAAGAACTTACAGCGAGCTTCCCTCCAGATGCCGCTGAAGATCTCCACCTACTGGAATCATCAAGAGAGCTGGAGGCTGGCGACGTGATTACTCACACGGCAGTACTTCCCAATATCAGGCACCTCCGGCGACACGAAAGGTCAGCACATGTTGGACTCCGCAAGAACTCCATTGTCCGCAGTACCTACTCCTAGCGATCGCGCCTGCCATTAGGAATACACTTGCAGGTTCGCCAGTACCGAAAGAGTGATGGGGTATCATCGCTTCCACGCCTTGGTACAATCATTACTACGAAGGGTATCACTTCATTTCAGACCAGACTCCAACACCTCCTCGTGTCGACATCCAAAGCCAAGGCTCACTTCAGTCGTCGTCACCAGCTTGTTCCTCAAGCACCATTGGCAGGTGCGTTGATAACCGGTGCATTTTCACCATCGGCAGCATGACCATTGGTGCCCTTCTCGCCGTGGCCTCCATGACTTGGACTGTAAGTACCGAAGTAATTCGGGGCCTCGTCATAATCCCGCAGCACAAGGCCCATCCGAGCCGGATCGATATTCCAGTGTCCGTAAATCAGCGCGATCGAGAAGACTGGCTTGGCAACGAAGTCCAGGACACCGTAGAAGATTGCTTCCGAATCGGGTGGAATCACATTTCCGCCTTCGCCGACGCCCCAAGCGATCGGGTAGAGTAACCAGACGAAAAGCGTCAGAACACCACACATCATGTAAGTCCGATACACATCTGTGCCGAGCGATCTTGCAGATTTCTGGCCATGGATGACCAGGTTGTAAAACACTCCGAACATGGCCGCGCATCCGGCAGCATAGAATCCCCATTTGTATCGAGTGGAGACCAGAGCACCGACAAGGCCAGTGATGACCATGACCTCGTCCAGGAAGATTGTCCAGAGGATTGTCGTCCATGGAAGGCCGGCGGTGAGCATAAGGTCGGACAGGAGCAGCGGCGTGGTCACAAACCTACAGAGTTCAAGCCATCAGCAAAAGTGGCGGATGGAAATGGACTTTTACAGGCCTCACCAGTCAATGTATCGTGCGTAGAAGATTTCTCGATTCACGCCGGCGACGTTGGCACGATCTCTCTGGAACTGCACATCGATTGGTGCCCAGCCCAGGTTACTACCCATGGCGAAGTACGCAATGCAAGCCTGGCGATTCATCGGTTAGCTTCGAGTGCTGGACCTCAGGTCCTCGCGTTGTTGCAACATACTGTCAAATTGACTGCCGCAGTGATGTAGAAGAAGACACGATGGGTGCGTGGTTTCGTCACTGATGCTGCGAGGACGGACATTCCAACTGCGCCCATGATGGCGCAGATGGCGAAGTAGAACCAGGATCCATCGGCTGTGATGGCGATGTCAACGGACAGTCCGTTGAGGGTGTCACCATTCACATCAATCGCACTGTCGCGCTTGGCGAATTGGGCCATTTCGGAGATCTCGTTGCTACTATTGGGGTCGGCGCAATACAATTGAGCGAAGAAGCGATACTGATGTTGATGAGAAAGTAGGCACCTGCGACGAGCTGAAATGAAAGCTGGACGTGACTTTACTGTTGGCGATCCATCGCCTGGGCAATATACCGCCCAGGATGACCCACACCAACAGCTTCTCCCTATGATGCCAACGATGTTCGAACGTGCATCGCAGCACCGCACCACGTGAAAGTCAGAAGCTCCGTTCTCCAATAGAACATCAAATACCCATGAATGCACAGAGCATTGGCATTACCCAAATTGCTACGCTAAATACTCAGCACAGTGCATTTGGCGGTCAATTCATGACCAAGCAGTGAGGAGTCAACTCATGCCGAAGCACATGATGCGCGAAATTTTGAGCAGCTTCAAGATGTTGCGGCGGGCCGGCGGCTCGACCCAAAAAGTCAGATACCCATTGACATCGGAGCTGCAGCGCTGACAAGCAGAAGTCGGCTATGATTGGCTATACCATGGATCTTGTGCAAGGAGAAGCTGTGCGACAACTTCGCACATGCCACATGCCATTCGATGGAGCGAACGGGAACAGCGTCAATCTCAGACGATGGACGTGATCTGTGAGGTGTGGTCGATGGTTCGAGAAGCTTGACATGCTTGTATGCATGTTGGGCGGATCTCCAAGTGCTACAACCCTGTCGCAACATGGAATTGGGCGGGGAAACTTGAAAGCACAAGCCGGGACAGGGAATGTTGCTACTTGCTTGAGGCAGGCTTATGCTGATCGGCGCCTCGAGCGTTACGATCATGATCATCACTTCGTCAACAGCGAACGAAGTTGAAGCAAGCAGGTTGATGCAAGATGATATTGGGCGTTGAGGCTAAGTTGTGACAACGTGAGAGAACGGAAGCTGATTTCCTTAGTCGACCTTGCTCTTCAGCACTGCCTGTCCTACATAGGTGCGACCGCGGCCACCTTTAAATCACTTGCAGCAACGATCGTTCCCATGTAATAACATCGGTGCGCGGACGATCTGGCACCGAGGTTTCTCCTGCCGCCGATTTACTTGCTGTCACGTACAGTAGAGCAGAGCACATGATGTCGTTGCTCAAGGCTCTTTGGCGCGATAAGCGGGCAATGTGTGATTTCTCTGCATCTCGGAGTCGTATAGAGCCATCGAGCTAGCAGCCAAATATTCGGTTCTCTGGATCTGAGGCGAGCATCGAGCGGAGATGTCGcacctaggacctaactaggCTTCGAGACTCGCGACAACGATGTGCGGAGACCTGCCCGGGCAGACGAGCAGCTGAGTTGGGCGATACTGTAGGGACCCATTGCTTGAGCACCTCACCTCAACAGACTGCGAAATGACAGGCCATCACGAGTACATCGAAGGCGTTCAATGAGCGTCCGGCCGCATTCACCTTTCTCTACCAACGACTACAGCTGCGTCACCAATTCCACTGCCGAGATTTGGAGCGGATCTACTGCCACGGTATCGAAGCAGAGAGTTCACTTCCCCCATAGGAATGAAGACCTAGCACTTTATTCCTCTCCAGCACGAGACAGATGGCTTCGGCAACAGCGCTAGATTGCTCCATGCAACGCCACAGATGGCACAAACTCAGAAGCAGCAACCTTCTGCGCAGCACCAGTATAACTCCAATTACTGAAGTACGCTTCGCCACCAGCATCCGCACATGTATTATTTCTGCCATTCCCGCCATTACAGGTTGCAAAGGCGCCTAGCAGAGTGCCTGTAATTGGACCTGTGCCGCCGGAAAGAATTCTCGCTGAAACGGAGCCTACAATCAGTCGCTCGTTGGCATTGTCTGCCGGCCACGCTGAAAATACGTAGCTGGTGTCGTTTGCCGTGTGGATCTGTAGCCTAATGGCAGTAGATTTCGACCAAGAGCTTGGCAGTGGTATTGTTTTGAGGTTCGATGTCAAATTGGCAGAATCGGCATATGTGCGCAAGACGAGCTGCCGACTCTCATGCCTTCTCGAGCTTTTGGCATGCCTCACGCTAAGGTCAatatgctgctgttgcgtcAAGAAAGCCGTGATGCCGGCTTCTTGGCCAGGTCTTTGGGGATTGAAGCTCAGATCCACCGCAAAGGTGAAGAGAGTGTGTTCTTGCTTTCTTGACACAAAGGCAATTCCTTGCAGACCAGATAGTTCAGGTGACTCGGACGAACCTGTCAAGTTGGCACGCGATGGGAGGATTCTCAAAGTGTTTTCGCGTCCCGGAGCTGAGATTTGGAAAGTCAAGGTGGATGGAGGGTATCTCCAAGTATAGAAACTCGCTGGAAGAGAACTACCGGGAGCGAAGTTCAGAGTCTCTGGCTCCCAGGTGTATGGGCCAGATGCTGGCAGCACTTTTGAAGATGAAGGAAGAGGCCAGCCGGTCATCACACCCCGCACAGGATCTAGGACTGGCCAGTCGCCGTCCCAGGAAGCAGCATAAAGGACAGTCTGTTACAGTCAGCCACGCTCAGTAACATATGTCTATGCCGCGAATCTCACCTCGCGCCCCATAGGGTATATCTCCCACTCCGGCCCGGATCTCGTGGCAAGTCCTGAGCCCCACCATTTCCCATTCTGGTCCTGGAATAAATCTGCATGACCGACTGTTTGGAAATACTCGGTCGTATTGGCATTCGACAGAATGGGATTGTTCTCAAAACCCTCGTATGGCCCAGTGATGTTTCGCGACCGAGCGATAGTCACCATATGATTGAGCTGTGTACCTCCTTCTGCAATCAAGAGATAATACCACCCATTCTTCTTGTAGATGTGAGGACCCTCTGGATACACGCCTCCGGTGCCATTCCAGATCCTGATTCCCTCTGTGAGCTCCCCAGTCTCAGCATTGAGTTCTGCCAGACCAATGCCCGCGTACGCCATATACAGCTTGCCGTCATCGTCCCAAAAGAGATCTGGATCGATGGAAGGAGCATCGAACAGAATTGGCTGAGACCACGCTGCATTGTCGAAAGGATCGGAAGTCCTGAATAGTGTCCCAACACTCCCATTCACGCGATTGTACAAGTAAGTGCAGATGATGTAAAACTCTCCGTCGTGGTATCTCAGCGTAGGAGCGTACATCCCGGCTTGCTGGTCGAGCGTTCGTTCTCCGATACCTGGTAGTTGTTCTTCTCGGTTCCAAGCATGGCTGATCAGCTTCCAATTGATCAGATCATTGCTTGCATAGATGGGTAGACCTGGGAAGGCATCGAATGTGCTTGTGGCGCAGAGAAAGGTACCGTTTACTTGTGTGCATGTTGGATCTGAGTTCCAGCCTGGTAGAACTGGATTGTAGAATGTGGAGTTGAGTGCTTCCGTGGAAATTGTCCATAAGCTGCTAAGCAGCAGTGCTACGCGTGTAAATTCGTTCATTGTTGCGGGTGGAGCTATGTCCATGTGCTGAGGAACGTACAGCAATTGTATATGTGTGTGCCATCACGTTCATCTGATTCCGTGTGTTGTATCTCTTGACGTCTGCATTGCATGCTGTGGATACCATCCCCGCAGGAACACTCTCGGCAGAACTCCGTGTGTTGTATCTCTTGACGTCTGCATTGCATGCTGTGGATACCATCCCCGCAGGAACACTCTCGGCAGAACTCCGTCTGtacgatatagcctatattgTGCTTCGGCGGTGTGGAATCGAGTGAGCACAAACACGAAATAAAGTCATCGACCGTATTTCAAATAGTTCTCTGCGACACAATCTCACCCTGAGCTCGAGCAGCCAGCTCAGAGACAGCCATAAGATCGGTGATAAGAGACGTTTTCGCGACTCCTGTGGGTGAACTGCACAGGAAGAATTCGGATTTGGCAAAGCCCGCACGATGACTGGACACGACTGGCATATTGGAGAGAAGGGAAAGTGCTGCGCCAAACAAGGTATGTTGTATAGACAATTCCAATACCATTTTGAATAATATTGTACTGTACAAAAGCTATTTTAAGCTTGTTACGCTAATCCACAGTGGATTTAGATATGTACAATTGATCTGCCGTTTCGATCGTCATGGTCGACTTTCTAAGACCTGCGCTGGGCACCTGGGAATTTGCCGAACAGCGAGTTGTCGAAGCTGTCGAGTTGTGGGCAGCCGAGAGCGCTGATTTGAGGTCCGAGCTGTGCGTTCAAGAAGTTCTGGATCTGGCCAATAGGCTGGAGGAGAGGGTCGATGGCATCGGCCAAACCAGCTTGCGAGGcttgcaagaagaagcaggagaggTTGTTACTGGATCAACAGTTAGTTACGGGTTTGTGCGTATGCGTGTTGTGCTTCGCTCTTACCCTTCCAAGAGCGAGGCTCCGTTGAATGCGCCGGAAGTGAGGTCGCCGGTATCAACACCGACGAAGCTGTTCACGGTACCAGTGTTACCGCCGAATCTGATGATGCCTGGGTACATGCCGTCGTTGATGACAGTGTCGACGTTGGTATCAACAGTGTTCATTGGTTGAGAAGTTGGTCGCTTGTACCAGTCTAGATGAGTGTTAATTGGAAGTCGCTCGAGTTGTGAAAGTGATAAGAAAACTTACTCTCTGGAATACGCTCATTGCCAGGGGTGTGAACGAAAGAGCCGGGCTGGCCAGtgacagagaagaaggacttgAGGACCTCGCCGTTGAGAACACCGCCCATGTTTTCTTGCGAGCGGTTGGACATGAAGTGAACCACAAAGCTGAGATCGGTTAGCACAAATCGGAAACGTTGGCATGCACTAAACATACTTGTGAGCATCTGGAGCGACCAGACCGGAGAAGGGTGCAGAGAAGTAGTATCTAGTATCGCATCGTCAGCAAGCCAGATTTCGACATCGCCCAATGAACACTCGAACTTACGGGTTGTTCCTGATCGAATATTCAGCGGTGTAGTACGCCTGTGAGGCCACCTTGTCGTGTGTAAGGCCACCGTCTGAAGCGGCGAGACCGTAGAGTCGGTTCCAGCGGTGCATCTCGAAAAATCCGACATTCCCGCCGTGCATGTAGGCATCACCTCTGACAATGGAGGCATCTCCCTCATAGCGGTTGTGTGTACCAGCGATACCAGTAGGGCGTCCAAGGAGACCGAGCGCGCCGTTGAAACCGCCACCAATCGACCAGCGGCCGGTGATTGGGTCACCTGAGATGGCAATAGCAATGGCTGCCAAAATTGCGCCAAGCTCGGGTGACATGCTGTATGCTGCGTTCAAACCATCGACGGTCTGCTGGATCGTGGCCAATCCGTTTCTCCTACAGAGAAGTCAGTATTTCCATGCTCTATGTCTACGTGGGTTCACAAAACGCACGGAAGGTACGCGTGGTTCGCAGCTGCGTTTACTGTTGTAACTCGTCAGTTCTTGCCAAATTCGCAGAGATGGAAGGCGCTACTAACAGCCAGGGCATTGTCCACGGAGGTCATTGCGACCTGGGGCACGGAACTGAGCTATCGTTAGCTGTGTTACAAAGGCAACATAATGTCTTCCATACCTCATGACCGCTGGCCTGTGAGACTGGAACAAGTTGGTCTTGAGCATCGAAGACTGTGCACTTGCCATGCGACCCGCAGTTGTCACGGTCGGTGGTGAACAGTGGCGCAGGCACTTCAGGGAAATCATTCTGTCGCTTCTCAAGGGCCAGTGCCTCCATGACCGCGGGGTAGGCCGAAGCCAGCGGCAGCACAGCCGTCAACAGTTGGAGTGTGGACTTCATCTTGAAAGATCAGCAGTATTGCAATGCTTGAACTGTGGTGAAGAAAGATCTGCAGCTGCGACATGCGAGCACATACATATAGTCGCCGTGCGGCAAATAGACATCATCATACTGCTTGTATACCGCTCGGTTCTTTCCAGTGTTTGCCGCTCGCTTTCGCAGTTTTTGCCATGGTAAGTGTATCGATGTGCGTCCGCACTCCATACTAATAGAGGGTCAGCATTTCACAGTGAGCTTTCATTGGCTGAACGACAAAGATCTGCAGAAGATCGACTCAAAGAGGCGTCCGCCAGAGCGCGACCTGGCTACATTGCGAGAGGGGCTCAAGCCAACTACGCCGCACAGGAAGCGTCGAGGCTGCGGTAAGGTGCCGGTAACGTCCCAGAATGGAGAAAGCGTCTAAACATGCGCAAGTGGCGCACGCACTCCGCAGATCTTCAGCGCCTCACGATGGTTTAACGCAACGTCTACGCAGTCCTGTTGCGGAGAGCAAGACTGACGATCTGTGCCTACCGCGTGTGAATCGCATGCTTCTTCATTGTACATAGTGCTTGGTACTGCAGGATCGCTTGACACATCGTCGCGTCTATGAAGTCTGTGGCTGCTCATGTTGTAGTTCATCAACAAGCAGAGAATATGATGAGGAGGCTGTGCGGCAAGTGCAATATACGGGACCTGGTAGCCTCGATAGTTTGGGGTTTTACCGCGCACGAGTCCACCTTGGTTGTTGCCGGTGTAAAGTGGCTGCATCGAAATGCCTGTGTTCCAGCCCTCGGGGACTAGGAGATGGTGTAGCTCGATGACATGCTATACAATCGACCAGACTTCGGCCCGCGCACTGCTACTGTGAGAATCTTCTTGTATGTCTGGCCTGGCGGCCCAGAGCCTGCGGAACTACAAACACTATTTGCCGCCGCCACCCAAGAGTAGCATTCTTCAGGGTCTTGGTCTGCTCGATCGTGATGGTGGGCTTGGAGAGGTGATACCGCCGCGAATTATTTGTATTCCAACAGACCATCTCAATGGGCAGAAGCGCGTCGGTACTTTCTTAGTCTTGACAACAGCCGGGCAGCGATGCGGGTTTGGTGTTGTGTCGAACTGGACAAGTTTGTTGGGGGCGGCGTTCAAATACGGCATGGCTTGTGCTTCTTCCCGACGGAAGCGGGCCGATGTTTCGCTTCACCTTCTGTCTACCACATGTCTGTTGGCCGCCATCAACACAGCAACGACCATGAGCGACACCATCCAATATGCTCTCGTTCCGCTTCCACGACTTGCGGCCGTTTGAGGGTAAAGCAGCGGCCATCAAACGCCCTCGGGAAGTGACTGAGTTTTCCTTTGATGATCAACACGTTTGCTTTCCTCTAGATGGCAGAAGCTTGCGCTACTACTATCCTCCATTTTTCGACGTCCCATGTGTACCTGAAAAGCTTCGCATTGATCTTTCGAAAGGCTTTGGAACGTTTCAGAAATACAATGACACCACGGACTTGCATCTCAATCCACTGCTCGACACGATTCGGCTTCATGAGCAGCAAACCAGCACGAAATTGGATGCAGACTTCCTCACATGGCGAGGCATGATGACCAAAGTAGGCCTCACTCAAGCGCATCGGCTTGCCTACACGTAAGTCCCCAAAGTTGACAATTTGAACAAGATATTGGCTGCGCCTTTTGACGGCTTTGGTGAATTCGAGATGAACGCGACATATTTTCAGGTGAGTCCTCGGCACTGGAAACTTGAAGCATTGTGTTGACAACGACGTGCCACCAGGGAACTGTGTACATCGAGGAGAATCAGTCAGCGAAAGCAGCCCAGCAGCGAGTCGACGGCAATCAACAAAGGCAGCGCCAAGGACGTTTTGATCCGGACCAAATGGCGTTTTGGGGTACGTGAAGTAGCGGATGCAACGGAACCTACTAACAATGGACGCCAGGATACAAGTTTGAGACACTTGCCACGTTACCGCGACCACTTGCCGAATGTTCTCGTGATGAGGTAGAAAAACGCGAGGATGAGATCGTGAACAACCATGCCCAATACTGCTCCGTAGTACGAACCGGGATCGGCAATCACAGTATCATAATCGGCGGCGAAGTGGATGCTGTGGAAGGCAGCAAACCGGACGACCCAGCTGATCCGATTCCCTATGTGGAGCTGAAAACAAGCGAGAGTTTCAATCGCGGTGATCAGAAGGCGGCTACCAAGTTTGAACGCAAGATGTGCCGTTTCTGGGCTCAGTCTTTCCTTCTTGGCGTGCCAAAGATCATCATCGGCTTTCGAAGTGCGAATGGCCATCTGGAGCGCCTTGAGGAGTGGAAGACGCTTGACATTCCGAATTTCGTGAAGCGACAGGGATTCCAGACTTGGGATGGCAACACATGCATCAACTTCGCAGCCGCTTTCCTTGACTTCCTCAAGTCAAACATCAACAACGAAGGGACATGGACAATCGAGCGACGCAAAGGCGCCAAGGAAATCACACTGCATAAGATCAGTGAGGAATATTCTATGGACATCGTCCTGCCATCGTTCCGCGAGCACCGGGCTCAATTGAaccaagagcaagaacatcCGAGTCAGCAGGGCTCAGATTGACACTGAACACCAGAGCTCAACGTaaaagcagcagaagctcttGGATGGTCCGCTCCTGCAGATGCTCCACTACGCTCAGGATAGCATCTGCCCGCGCCTCGCCGAACACTGGCCGCACCAAAGAAACGAACTTCTCATCTACGTTTGCCTTGCGAAATGGGTGCTGTTCCTCTCCAAGTGGATACTGTTGTTCCATGTCCTCGACATCACCGTCACTCCATTGCACTCGCATCCTACCAGAGAATCCAGTCATACTGGGGTCACCGGATACAGTAGTTCTACTGCAGAGCGCATTCACTTCGGGATCACCGATATTGTCGTAGGCTTTCATGCCTGTAGCAGAACCATGCAACAGCGCATGTGCGACTTGAAAGAAGACCGAAAATTGCGCATCAATGTTGTTGCTCGGATGAATCTTGTTCGGTGTTGGATCTCCAACCAACAGGATGTTCGTTGGTGGCATTTGTAGTTGTATGGCGGTAATGTCCGAAAGCCTGCAGGCGTGTGTGCTGTGCAACTTGCCGGCCATCTCGATGAAGGTATGTGTCATACGACACGCAGGATACGGCTTCAGACTTGATTGTAACCACACCCAGACCTTTCCGAGCCCTGCAGTTAGGCGTTGCAGATCCTGATCGGACTTAGGACTGTAAGCTTGCAGAAACCCATACTTCCCTTCGATGCTTCGGCTTGCGCCAATGACGCCTGCTTCTGCCAGAGCGACGCAGATGAAGGCATCGTGCGCGGCAAAACCAGGATGAAGACGCTTATTCCACGATCCGTTGTCCAAGTACTGCATGGACCCCGCAGCTTTACTGGCAGCAAGACCAAAAGCGGACTCGACCAGATCTGGAGGG
It contains:
- a CDS encoding uncharacterized protein (CAZy:GH43~CAZy:CBM91); this translates as MDIAPPATMNEFTRVALLLSSLWTISTEALNSTFYNPVLPGWNSDPTCTQVNGTFLCATSTFDAFPGLPIYASNDLINWKLISHAWNREEQLPGIGERTLDQQAGMYAPTLRYHDGEFYIICTYLYNRVNGSVGTLFRTSDPFDNAAWSQPILFDAPSIDPDLFWDDDGKLYMAYAGIGLAELNAETGELTEGIRIWNGTGGVYPEGPHIYKKNGWYYLLIAEGGTQLNHMVTIARSRNITGPYEGFENNPILSNANTTEYFQTVGHADLFQDQNGKWWGSGLATRSGPEWEIYPMGRETVLYAASWDGDWPVLDPVRGVMTGWPLPSSSKVLPASGPYTWEPETLNFAPGSSLPASFYTWRYPPSTLTFQISAPGRENTLRILPSRANLTGSSESPELSGLQGIAFVSRKQEHTLFTFAVDLSFNPQRPGQEAGITAFLTQQQHIDLSVRHAKSSRRHESRQLVLRTYADSANLTSNLKTIPLPSSWSKSTAIRLQIHTANDTSYVFSAWPADNANERLIVGSVSARILSGGTGPITGTLLGAFATCNGGNGRNNTCADAGGEAYFSNWSYTGAAQKVAASEFVPSVALHGAI